The following proteins are co-located in the Portunus trituberculatus isolate SZX2019 chromosome 16, ASM1759143v1, whole genome shotgun sequence genome:
- the LOC123504478 gene encoding uncharacterized protein LOC123504478, protein MHERKNSGSYEVNERPHFIEQTGWCPSRYFPLCMSSVCSCIIYVIGAIITGITYHHYSLNVICSNPDTFEVTEMHVFSSPLSVVGPCLMSCGGTLFVYIVFQWLLCRPNVS, encoded by the exons ATGCATGAGAGGAAAAACTCCGGGTCCTACGAGGTGAACGAGCGGCCGCACTTCATAGAACAGACGGGCTGGTGTCCCTCTCGCTACTTTCCACTGTGTATGTCATCGGTGTGCTCCTGCATCATCTACGTGATCGGAGCCATCATCACAGGCATCacttaccaccactactccctcaacg tTATATGCAGCAATCCAGATACATTTGAGGTCACAGAGATGCATGTGTTCAGCTCGCCATTATCGGTGGTGGGACCCTGCCTCATGTCCTGTGGGGGAACTCTCTTTGTGTACATTGTGTTTCAGTGGCTCCTGTGCCGTCCTAATGTCTCTTAA
- the LOC123504477 gene encoding uncharacterized protein LOC123504477 → MERSIKQSIMKLDIEESKMLEEIERLMNLKNQQAYSASELMQLKNHGQVASKEIEYQEQLSKDLGNQVCNLEIEISKFETILRNSADQLKELVEKLSLNEEFPDIDVKSEDVIHHYDDIMCILTTLKKAAKKDASQTQEKMLQLSHYVERAKGTLQEKVAEGNKLKTKTRHVKEENKVTQEEIKRDFQLKVLLFENVALHHKA, encoded by the coding sequence ATGGAAAGGAGCATAAAACAGTCAATTATGAAATTGGATATTGAGGAGAGTAAGATGTTGGAAGAGATTGAACGTTTGATGAACCTCAAAAACCAACAAGCATACAGTGCCTCTGAGTTGATGCAATTGAAGAACCATGGTCAAGTAGCTAGCAAGGAAATTGAATACCAAGAACAATTATCAAAGGACTTGGGTAATCAGGTGTGCAATCTGGAAATAGAGATATCAAAATTTGAAACCATCCTGAGAAACTCTGCTGACCAGCTtaaggaattggtggagaaACTAAGCTTGAATGAAGAATTCCCTGACATTGATGTGAAGAGTGAGGATGTAATCCACCACTATGATGACATCATGTGTATCTTAACAACACTCAAAAAGGCAGCAAAGAAAGATGCATCTCagacacaagaaaaaatgttaCAATTAAGTCATTATGTTGAGAGGGCAAAAGGAAcattacaagaaaaagtggcagAAGGTAATAagctgaaaacaaaaacacgtcatgttaaagaagaaaacaaagtcacacaagaagaaattaagagagaTTTTCAGCTGAAAGTCTTATTATTTGAAAATGTTGCCCTTCACCACAAAGCCTAA